From the genome of Candidatus Aegiribacteria sp., one region includes:
- a CDS encoding T9SS type A sorting domain-containing protein, with translation ESGPVTVSIYDLAGRLRALPVDGEMDPGTHEVEVSGLPSGSYYVRMTAGNDIVRRAFTLAGE, from the coding sequence CGGAATCGGGGCCTGTCACCGTTTCCATTTACGATCTTGCGGGAAGACTGAGAGCGTTGCCCGTTGATGGAGAAATGGATCCGGGCACTCATGAGGTCGAAGTCTCAGGTTTGCCGTCAGGTTCCTACTACGTAAGGATGACAGCAGGTAACGATATCGTGCGGAGGGCGTTTACTCTGGCCGGGGAGTAA
- a CDS encoding indolepyruvate oxidoreductase subunit beta, translated as MKSVTNVIICGTGGQGILLASEVLCAAALRARNDVKKSEVHGMAQRGGSVSSHVRFGEKIYSPLVEKGCADLILSMEKMEALRWLPYLAPHGKLVTCDLKINPMTVNTGVAEYPDVNAIIENEHLPVKLVPAVEIAEELGNLRVVNVVLIGAVSPHLPIDEIHWKKAIEERVPPKALEVNLEAFGRGRELFGN; from the coding sequence ATGAAATCCGTAACCAATGTTATCATATGCGGAACCGGAGGACAGGGTATTCTTCTTGCCAGCGAAGTCCTCTGCGCGGCTGCCCTTCGCGCACGGAACGATGTCAAGAAAAGCGAAGTTCACGGAATGGCTCAGCGAGGCGGAAGTGTATCGAGCCACGTCCGTTTCGGGGAAAAGATATACAGCCCGCTTGTTGAGAAGGGATGCGCGGATCTGATCCTTTCTATGGAGAAGATGGAAGCGCTAAGATGGTTGCCGTACCTTGCTCCCCATGGCAAACTTGTAACCTGCGATTTGAAAATCAACCCCATGACCGTTAACACAGGCGTTGCGGAGTATCCGGATGTAAACGCGATTATTGAAAATGAACATCTTCCGGTAAAACTCGTTCCGGCTGTGGAGATTGCAGAGGAGCTAGGCAACCTCAGGGTAGTGAATGTCGTACTTATAGGCGCGGTATCACCCCACCTGCCCATCGATGAAATCCACTGGAAAAAGGCGATAGAAGAGCGCGTGCCGCCGAAGGCGCTGGAAGTGAACCTTGAGGCATTCGGGAGAGGAAGGGAACTCTTCGGGAATTAA